TCCTACAATATGGGTGATCACATAGAAGCTGCAAAGCAGGCCTGGCAGTGAGTTCTATTCCGTTCTTCTGCATTTACTGCTTGCGCCAAGTCTGCCGTCGTGGACAAGCGCGCGCACTCCATCCATAACGATCCCTTGGGGTCCATGCGACTCCGGGCGCTTACTTTCCGTTGCTGACCTTCGAGTGTAGCCAAGCCCAGAAGCTTCGCAAACATCTGCAGAAGGAGATTGAGAAGCTCAAGAGCGACTCCGATGGCAACGACCTTAAGCATTTCGAGGCCTTAGAGGGCGTCATTTCCTCGTACGTATCCGATGCGTCCCCGTGGTCTACAATACCTTTCTgacttcttggcctcctgaCAGTCTCCGACTCGCTTGCCTCCACGTCATATTTCACGATTTCGAGTATTCCGCCACCGAAAAGGTCGATTCCAACCTTTGGCAAGCACACAGTATTGTCAATAGCGAGTACCGAAAGGTTCTCGGTCGTCTGAGATCGTCGCAGCTTGCTGTACAGAAGCGCAAACTGGATAGGATGTACAGCGCCTTCCTGAAGACTGCGCAGAAGTTCTACATCGCCTTCATCCAGCGGCTGTCCGCCGTCTACCCGATTTCCGAGCTCCAGCGCATTGCAGAGGGCATCAAGGCagagaagctggccgaggagaaccCCATGGCCAATACCACGCCCGCTGTCCGCCAAATCATCCTCAAATATGTCCACTCAGCGCTCATTCACCTCGGTGACCTCTCACGATACCGGATGCAAGCACGCCACAGGGTCCCCAGCTACGAGGCGGCCTTGACCTACTATTCCCTCGCCCACGACATCGTCCCCACCTCGGGCTTCGCGCACCACCAAATGGGTATCATCTATTTGGATGAGAAGAAACACCTAGACATTATATACCACTTCTATCGTGCCATGGCCATCGAGGAACCTCATCCAATGGCTTCGCAGAACCTTGAGGCTGAGTTGAAGAGTCTCCAGGGGCCCATCACGCCGGCTCGGCGCACCGGCCCCCCTGATACGCAGGAGGCATTCGTAGCCTGGTTCGTCCGGTTGCACTCTCACTTCAGCAAAGGGGAGATCTTTTCATCATaccaggagctcgagaaggaggtggTCAATCATTTGGAGATTGCGATCAAGGCACCAAACACTCAAGCCATGCTCCTCAAAATGGTCTTGCTCAACATCTCTGCTTTTTACGCGTCCAATGAGAAACTGAACGGCAAGTGGAAACACTAGTGTTGAAAATTAACATGCTGACTTGCCATAGGCAAACGGACTGAGGCTGCTCTGCGATCATCTCACTTCATCTTGCGTCTGAATGCTCGGTTCTTTATAACGTTTTGCCGTCTCCTCAAAAAGGAGCTGGAAAAACTTATCGGAGAACAGACACCTGACCAACAGGATGGCACTGTGGACAAAGTCACAACCTTGATAGAGAACACTCTCCCATTTGTTCGTCTGTACGCCGCCTGGTTGGTTGCCTGCCGCGCTGAGATCATGCGTGCCCAAGACACTCCGGAACTCTTCGTCAAGGACATGTACAGAGGCTTTGCCAAGGCACTGACTGGCCTTTGCGAGATGTATGGCAACGAAGATCTCAAGCTGGCCCCCTACCTACTTGCCGAGGACCAGGAAGCCATAGGGATGCTTCCGCTCTGCGACCCACAGCTGCCGGGCAGTTGTCGTCTCAACTACAACGAGGATACCGGAAGCCTGAAGCCGCAGGTCGAACACTATGGCGGTCAGAAGCTCAGCGGTCTGCAAGAGACGTTTTCCAGAGTCTTGGACACAATCAAGTGCGGGTTTTTCCTCGCCAATGACGATACAGACTTCCCCTTCACCTACACCTCGTCTCCTAAGGGACTCACCTTCAAACACGAGGAGGACTACACGCCCAAGCCTGAGGTTGTTGCCGCCATTACTCAACCCTCGGTTGCGGGAAACGCCCCTGCCGAGGTTGTTATCGCGCACCGTGAACGGCCTCAGCATTCCAGTCGTGCCAAAAATACTTCTCCGAGTTCAACACCATCTGTATCCCACCACGATGCAGCTCCGCCGCAGGTGCATTCGCACTCTACCCCTGGCCGCCAAAAGGTTCAAGGCCAATCTGAGTCGCATCCTACTCCGGGTCGCAACAGAGCCCAAGGCCAGTCTGAGTATGATTTCAGTTCTGATGCTGATATGCTGCACATGGTCAACGACTTCCTCATGCCTCCTCAAGCTCACATGTCTTCCACGGAGAGTCACGAGGAGACTTCCTATGGAATGAACTCGGTCATGGCTAACGAGGTATTTGGTGTGCCCCCAACCAATAGCCCGCCTGCGCTCGGATCCGCCACAGCCAAGACGTTCCCAAGCCTGCCATGGAATATGATTTACACCCCAACGCCCCAGGGCAAGAACTCGGAGCTAACACCACCAGACCGCGCCATCCGCGATGCAGCTGCTCGGCAATCTTTTGATGGCAGTGCTGACCCCAAGAGAAACGTATCGGCCTCTGGCCATGCGATGTTTGATGACCCATTCGCGGATTTTCGCGAGAACCAGTACCTGCcccagcggcagcagcaagcgCAGCAGCGGCCCTTCGCCAGCACTCCTGACATCACGGCTCATCAAGACCGCCTGCTGCAGGCGTTTGGCAAACAGCCTACCGACTCGAGGTCCATGAGCCGTGACTTCTCAGGCGCAGGTTACGGCCTGTGGGGAACCCCATACGCGGAACTCAACCCCAATACGCTGCAGCCCAGGGCGTCGTCTACCCATGCTCGCTCGTTGAGCGCGTCTCGGCATCAGTACGCCCAAAGCCCCAGCATGGTTCAGGGTGCTGCAGAGAACTTTTTGCCGTCTTCGGGGACCCAGTTTTCCAACGTCAGCGGCATCTACCAAAGCACTCCATGCAACGGCATCAACTACACGGCGACAACTGCTTTCGGAAGAGGCCCTATCGCTGACATGCG
The genomic region above belongs to Colletotrichum higginsianum IMI 349063 chromosome 2, whole genome shotgun sequence and contains:
- a CDS encoding telomerase activating protein Est1 encodes the protein MRAQDTPELFVKDMYRGFAKALTGLCEMYGNEDLKLAPYLLAEDQEAIGMLPLCDPQLPGSCRLNYNEDTGSLKPQVEHYGGQKLSGLQETFSRVLDTIKCGFFLANDDTDFPFTYTSSPKGLTFKHEEDYTPKPEVVAAITQPSVAGNAPAEVVIAHRERPQHSSRAKNTSPSSTPSVSHHDAAPPQVHSHSTPGRQKVQGQSESHPTPGRNRAQGQSEYDFSSDADMLHMVNDFLMPPQAHMSSTESHEETSYGMNSVMANEVFGVPPTNSPPALGSATAKTFPSLPWNMIYTPTPQGKNSELTPPDRAIRDAAARQSFDGSADPKRNVSASGHAMFDDPFADFRENQYLPQRQQQAQQRPFASTPDITAHQDRLLQAFGKQPTDSRSMSRDFSGAGYGLWGTPYAELNPNTLQPRASSTHARSLSASRHQYAQSPSMVQGAAENFLPSSGTQFSNVSGIYQSTPCNGINYTATTAFGRGPIADMREDPTHYKNLVRQNGGAATDGYTAGYNDMILQSAMADEMKRASGPSTRH
- a CDS encoding Telomerase activating protein Est1 codes for the protein MGDHIEAAKQAWHQAQKLRKHLQKEIEKLKSDSDGNDLKHFEALEGVISSLRLACLHVIFHDFEYSATEKVDSNLWQAHSIVNSEYRKVLGRLRSSQLAVQKRKLDRMYSAFLKTAQKFYIAFIQRLSAVYPISELQRIAEGIKAEKLAEENPMANTTPAVRQIILKYVHSALIHLGDLSRYRMQARHRVPSYEAALTYYSLAHDIVPTSGFAHHQMGIIYLDEKKHLDIIYHFYRAMAIEEPHPMASQNLEAELKSLQGPITPARRTGPPDTQEAFVAWFVRLHSHFSKGEIFSSYQELEKEVVNHLEIAIKAPNTQAMLLKMVLLNISAFYASNEKLNGKWKH